GTGACCCGGCCGTGCAGGGTGAACGCCTCGGGGTGTCCGGGCGGCGCGAGGTCGCCGCCGCCGGTGAAGGGGAGCGCGTAGCCGTAGAACGGGCCGACCGTCTGGGAGGGGGTGGGAGACAGCTGCCCGGTCGCCGCGGACGTGGGGTCAACTGTCGGCGCGGGCCTGCTCATCGTCGCTCCTCTTCGGGCATGGGCCGGCTCTCCTCGGTCCAGGTCGCGGACGGGCCGTCGAGGACGATGTCCCAGCGGTATCCGAGCGACCACTCGGGGGTGGACAGGCTGTGGTCGTAGGCCGCCACGAGGCGCTCGCGGCCCGCTCCGTCGGTGACGGACTGGAGGATGGGGTCGTAGGGGAAGAGTGGATCGCCGGGGAAGTACATCTGGGTGATGAGCCGCTGGGCGAAGGCGTTGCCGAACAGCGAGAAGTGGATGTGCGCCGGGCGCCACGCGTTGGTGTGGTTGCGCCAGGGATAGGCGCCGGGCCTGATGGTCGTGAACCGGTAGCTCCCCTGATCATCCGTCAGGCAGCGGCCGGCGCCGGTGAAGTGGGGGTCGAGCGGCGCGGGGTGCTGGTCTCGCTGGTGCGCGTAGCGTCCCGAGGCGTTGGCCTGCCATATCTCCACCAGCTGGCCCCGCACCGGCCGCCCGGCCCGGTCGAGGACCCGGCCCGTGACGGTGATGCGCTCCCCGAGCGGCTCCCCGAGGTGCTGCCGGGTCAAGTCGCTGTCCAGCGCGGTGACATCGGTGACACCGAAGACGGGCCCGGTCAGCTCGACGGCCTCCGGGTCGCCGCCCGCCGGGACCAGGGGCCGCTTGGGGTGGCGCAGCGCGCTGCTGCGGTAGGGGGCGTAGGAGCGGGCGGGGTGGTGGCTCGTGGGGCCGCCGTCCGCGACGGCGCGTGCGTACGCGTCGCGCGCGGCGGCGATCTCGGCGCTGACGCCGTCCTGGGTGAGTGGGGTGGTGGTCATACAGTGCCCGCCTCTCCTGCCTCGCCTGCGCTGTCTGCCTCGCCTGGGCCGCCGGCATCGCGTGCCTGGCCCGAGCCGCCCGTGCCGGTCGGCCGCGCCGCCCCCGTCATCGCCCCGGCGGCAACACTCCGCTGTTCGCCTGGTGAAATTAATTTCACGCGTTCAACGGGAGTCTGTGTCGCGATCCATGACCGTGTCAACGAGTCGCGTCACCGCCACTGCGGCCGGGCTGGACCTGCGCCTCTCGGCGTTCGTCGGGCCGGATCACGTCCGCCAGGTACGAGACGGGCTCGACCAGGTCGGTCTTCGAGCACTCGTGCCACCCGGTCAGATCGCGCAGTTCGCCGCGGTGCCGCTTCGCGGCGCGGGAGGTGAAGTCATGGAACCCCAGCTCGGACGCCCGAGCCTACGGCCCCGTCAGGGCCTGGGCAGCGGCAGGCCTGGCGGCTGCGGGTACCGCGGGTGCGCGTCGGGCACTGCGCACGGGACGAGGAAGCGCAGGTGGAACGCCTCCTTTGTGGCATGCAGCCGCAGCCGTACGGCGGGCTGTTCCCAGTCGGGTCCGTCGCCGGCCGGCCGCGGACGGCCCGGGAGTGAGCAAGCGCAGCGGCTCTCCAGCGCGGTGGCGGAATTCGCGTCGCTCCTGGCTCAGGGCATGAGGGGAAGCTTGCCAATGATCTTGTCGACCCGGTTGCGCGGGCCGACGATGCTGACCGCGCAGTACTCGATGTCTTCGGTCTGGGTCTTGCCCACGACCGCGATGAAGTCGCTGTAGACGCGGGTGCTCTGGGCGGCGGCGGGCACGTCGGCCACGAAGGTGTCGGTGCGGGATGCCGCCTTGGCACGGATGGCACGCAGCGTGGCGGAGTCGGCGACGAGCACCGAGCAGCCCGTCCAGGGCAGGCCCGGGTGCACTACGCCTTCCGCGTCGGCGGCGTTGGTGCCCAGCAGGCCGGGGACCGAGGTCACGGTGGGGGCCGCGGCGCAGACGGCGGCGTTGGCGGCCCGGCCAGGCGGAAGGCCGGAGTCGACGACCACGACCCACTTCAGCCGGGCCTGGCGGGTGGACAGGGAGTAGTCCATTTCCTCGGGCGCGAAGCCGACCGCCGTCGTCTCGGGAGCGTTCACCACAGACATGTGATCCTCTTTGCTCGTTCGTCCAGGTAGGGAAAAGGCTAGGCAGACGTGCGGAACTGCGACGCCGGTTGTGAACTTCGTTCGCCGGATGCGAGAGGTTCGAGGGTTTCGGCGGACGTGATGCGCCTGTCGCGGGAAATCCCCGGCATCCGTGCGGAGCGGAAGAACCGGGGCGGCAGGCAGATGGTGAACATCCCCAGGATCAGCCCGCCCACGACCAGCCGCCAGCCCCCCAGGGCCGTCGGCGTCATGGGGCTGGACGCCAGCACCTGAGCGGGGCCGACCGTGCCCCACAGCACGGCCGCGCCAAGCACCAGCCCCGCACCGAGCAACGGGCCGTTCGTTCGTGTATCCATAGCCAGCGACACTGAGTAAAATCCCAAGCAACGCAGCCAGTAGCCGCACTTCGTACGCCGTAGGGACGATTTCATGGAACTTGATGCGCTGGACCTGGCCCTGCTGCGGGAGCTACAGAACGATGCACGGCAGACCAACCGCGACCTCGCAGCCAAGACCGGGGTCTCCCCTTCCACGTCGCTAGAGCGGGTACGGCTGCTGCGCGAGCGCGGCGTGATCACCGGCTACCACGCCGCCCTGGACCTCGACGCGGCCGGCCGGCCCGTCCAGGCACTCATCTCGGTGCGCATCCGGCCCCCGGCCCGCGCCGTCATCGAGGGGTTCCGGGAATGGGCCGCACGCCTGCCAGAGGTGATCGGCCTGTTCGTCACCTCCGGCACGCACGACTTCCTCCTGCACATCGCCGTCGCCGACGTCGACGGCGTGTACGCCTTCGTCATCGACCGCCTCACCGAACGCAGAGAAGTCGCCGACGTGCAGACCACCATGGCCTACGAGCACGTCCAGTCCCGCCGCATCGAGCCGGCCGGCCCCGATCGACCCCGCTTCTCACGCAGAGCCCGCTGACGCGCCCTCCGGGCCAATGGGACGAATCTGTCACCCCGCAGCTGTCCGCGCACGCGCGCACCCCCGGCTACCACCCCTTCGGCCTGCCGGAGCTGCGCGCCACCGCCGCCGAACGGTTCACCCGGCGGGGCCTGGCCACCGTGCCCGAGCAGATCCTGGTGACCTCCGGCGCGCAGCACACGCTCTCGCTCATCCTGGGGCTGCTGTGCCGCCCCGGCGACCGCGTCATGACCGAGAACCCGTCCTGCCCGACGCGCTGGAGGCCCTGCGCCGTGCGCGGTCGCGCACCGTGTCCGTGCCCGTGACGGACGCCGGCTGGGACATCGGGATCATCGAGTCCACCCTGCGCCGGACGGTGCCTCAACTGGCCTTCCTGATACCCGACTTCCACAACCCGACCGGCTGCCTCATGCCGCAGCGCGAGCGGGCCCGTGTCCGTCCGACATGGGCGGCTCGGTCCTGGACCAGCTCGTGGCCCTCGCCGTGCCCTTCCCGTCCGCCACGCGACGGCCGAACTGGGTGGCCTGAGTGGGCGGTGGTGCGGTTGTTCACCAGCGGTGCGGGTGATTCACTGCCCGTATGAGCGACGCTGCTGCCAAAGAGCTGTACCGCCAGTGGATCGAAGAGGCCTGGAACGGCTCGGCCGACGCCGTGCGCGAGCTGGTGTCCGACGATTTCGTCGGACACTGGCCCGAGCACGACGTCCACGGCCCCGGCGAGCTGGCCGAAATGATCTCCCATACCCATGGGATGTTCACGACGCTGCGCTTCGAGGTGCAGGTCGGCCCCTTCGCGGGCGACGGCTATGTGGCGGGCCGGTGGACAGGGCGCGGCGGGACGGACGACGGCGTGACCACCTTCTTCGGCAACGACATCCTCCAGGTCCGCGACGGCCGCTTCACCGAGTACTGGGTCGCCTCCGTCCAGACCGGCTGAACGGCCTGCCGAACCGAGAAGACCGCAGGCGGGTCAGGAGGCAACGCGCAGGACGAGTTTCCCTCTGGTGCGGCCCGTCGCGCTCCGCCGGTGGGCCTCGGCGGCCTTCTCCAGCGGCAGTACGTCCTCGACCTCGACATGGATCTCGCCGTCGTCGATGAGCCGCGCGAGACGGTCCAGCGCGTGCCCGTCCGGCTCGACCAGGAAGCCGGTGGCGCGCAGCCCGCGCTCCCGCGCCGTGCCCAGCAATTCCTCCGAGACGCCCGAGGGGACGGCGATGAGCAGCCCGTCCCCGCGCAGGGTCTCCAGGGAGCGGGTGCTCGTGTGGTCGATGCCGTCGCCGACGAGATCGATGACGACGTCCACCTCGCTCACCAGGTCCTCGAAGCTCTCCTTGGTGTAGTCGATGAGCTTGTCGGCGCCCAGCTCGTACAGCCAGGCGTGCTTGTCCTGCCGCGCGGTGCCGATGACATGCGCGCCCAGGTGCTCGGCGAGCTGGACGGCGAAGTGGCCCACTCCCCCGGCGGCGGCGTGCACGAGGACCCGTCGGCCCTCCTGGACGCGGGCGGTGTCGACCACCGTCTGCCAGGCGGTGAGCGCCGCCAGCGGCACGCCCGCCGCGCGGTCGTGGTCCAGCGACTCCGGTTTACGGGCGAACTGCCGTGAGGGCGCGGTCACATACTCCGCGTACGCGCCTGCCTCGCGGGGGAACCACGGCATGCCGTAGACCTCGTCCCCGGGCTGGAGGGTGTGGACGCCGAAGCCCACCTCCTCCACCACGCCGGAGACGTCCCAGCCGACGGTGAAGGGGGGATCGCCCAGGACGGCGGCCATGCCGCTGCCGGAGCGGGTCTTGATGTCGACCGGGTTCACCCCGGCCGCCACCACCCGCACCAGCACCTCGGTCGGCAGAGGGCGGGGCTTCGGCTTATCCACCGGCTTCAGCACCTCTGGCCCGCCGAAGGCGTCCTGGCTGATCGCGCGCATCGTGGTCATGCTCTTCCCCGGATCGTGGTCATGCTCTTCCCTGGTGGCTGGGTCCCGGCTCAGTAGTCCGCGGACAGCGCGTCGACGAGTTCGCCGGTGTCCGGGTGGGGGAGGGTGCGGGCGACATCCGCGACGGCCACCATGCCGACGAGTCGGTCCCCGTCGATCACGGGCAGGCGGCGCACCCGGTGCTGGGCCATGGTCGCGAGCACGTCCTCGGGGCTGTCATCGGCGCCGATGGTGACGGCCTCGTGCTGGCCCAGGCTGCCTGCGGAGAACTCGGCGGGGTCCCGGTCGGCGCCGTACACCTTCACCACGAGGTCACGGTCGGTGACCACGCCCTTGAGCTTGTTGTCCTTGCCGCAGATGGGCAGCGCGCCCACATCCAGCTCCTTCATCAGCCGAGCGGCGTCCGCCGCCGTCTGGTCGGTACGCACACAGTCGGCGCCGCTGGTCATGATGTCGCGGACCGTGTTTGCCATCGTGGTCATCGCTGATCCTCCTGCTTCGGTGCTCGCGCTCGTTCACTCGTGTCGGGGCTGCCTCGATGAGGCGGCGTCCCCCGGGTTGCCAGCCGCCCGAGGGCTGAAACGCCAGGGACGGACAGGGAGGGAGGGGGCGGGGGCCGGGAGGGGTGGTCCGGGCGCACTGGCCACCGTCGCGCGGGGGCGTCTAGGCTGGCGGTGCAGCTGGTTCGCCCCGTCCGCCAGACGGGAGGCGTCGTAAGAGGGAACCCGGTGGGAGTCCGGGACTGCCCCGCAGCGGTGAGCGGGAACGACCGCCGTCATGAGCACTGGGTCCGTACGGTCCCGGGAAGCGACGGCCAGTAGGTGCCCGCCGGGAGACCGGCAGGCGCGCCCGCGAGTCCGAAGACCTGCCCGTTGCCCGCACGCGGCCGACCGCGTGCGGTCCCCGGTGACCTCGAGGGCGGGTCGGGGGCGCTCCGGACACCATCCGGGGAGTCGCACAGCAGGGCGGACAGGCGCGCACAGCCGGGCGCACCATCCAGCCGTGCCACCACCCTTCGCGTCCTCGTCCCGCACCGGGACCGCTGGAGACACGCTCGCGAAGGAGAGTTCCGTGACAGCCGAGTCCGCAGCCGCGGCAGCGCACGCCACCGTGTACGGCTACCCGCGCCAGGGCCAGAGCCGGGAGCTGAAGAAGGCCATCGAGGGGTACTGGAAGGGCCGCGTCAGCGCGGACGCCCTCCGGGAGACCGCCGCCGGCCTCCGCCGTGCCACCTGGCGGCAGCTCGCCGACAGCGGCATCCACGAGGTGCCCACCGGGGACTTCTCGTACTACGACCACGTCCTGGACACCACCGTCATGGCCGGCGCGATCCCCGACCGGCACCGCGCGGCCGTCGAGGCCGACGCGCTGGACGGCTATTTCGCGATGGCCCGCGGCACCCAGGAGGTGGCACCGCTGGAGATGACCAAGTGGTTCGACACCAACTACCACTACCTGGTGCCCGAACTGGGCCCCGACACCGTCTTCGCCGCCGACTCCACCAAGCAGGTCGCCGAGCTGAAGGAGGCCCTCGCGCTCGGTCTGACGGCCCGGCCCGTCCTCGTCGGGCCCGTCACCTACCTGCTGCTGGCCAAGCCCGCGCCCGGGGTCGCGCCGGACTTCGAACCGCTGACCCTGCTGGACCGGCTCCTGCCCGTCTACGCGGAGGTCCTCGCCGACCTGCGGGCCGCGGGCGCCGAGTGGGTGCAGCTGGACGAGCCCGCGCTCGTCCAGGACCGCTCCCCCGCCGAGCTGAACGCGGCGGGCCGCGCCTACCGGGAACTCGGCGGACTCACCGACCGGCCCAAGCTCCTGGTCGCCTCCTACTTCGACCGGCTCGGGGACGCCCTGCCCGTGCTGGCCAAGGCGCCGGTCGAGGGCCTCGCGCTGGACTTCACCGGCCCCGCGGCGGCGAACCTGGACGCACTGGCCGCCGTGGGCGGGCTGCCCGGCAAGCGGCTGGTCGCCGGGGTCGTCAACGGGCGCAACATCTGGATCAACGACCTCGAGAAGTCCCTGGCCACCCTCGGCACCCTGCTCGGCCTCGCCGGCCGGGTCGACGTCTCGGCCTCCTGCTCGCTGCTGCACGTCCCGCTGGACGCCACCGCCGAGCACGACATCGACCCCGAGATCGCCCGCTGGCTCGCCTTCGCCCGCCAGAAGACCGGCGAGATCGTCACCCTCGCCCGGGGCCTGGACCGGGGCACCGGCGCCGTCGCCGCCGAACTCGCCGCCAACCGGGCCGATCTGGCCTCGCGCGAGGGCTCCGCGCTCACCCACGACCCCGCCGTGCGCGCCCGCGCCGCCGCCGTGACCGACGCGGACACCCACCGCTCCCCCGCCTACCCTCAGCGGGCCCCCGCGCAGCGCGCCCACCTGGGGCTGCCGCTGCTGCCGACCACCACGATCGGCTCGTTCCCGCAGACGGCCCAACTGCGCACCGCGCGGGCCGACCTGCGCGCCGGCCGTATCGACGCCGCCGCGTACGAGGAGCGCATCAAGGCCGAGATCGGCGAGGTGGTGGCCTTCCAGGAGGAGACCGGCATCGACGTGCTGGTGCACGGCGAGCCCGAACGCAACGACATGGTGCAGTACTTCGCCGAGCAGCTCAGCGGCTATCTGGCCACGCAGCACGGCTGGGTGCAGTCCTACGGCACCCGCTACGTACGCCCGCCGGTGCTGGCCGGGGACATCTCCCGTCCCGACCCGATGACCGTGCGCTGGACGTCGTACGCGCAGTCGCTGACCGAGCGGCCCGTCAAGGGCATGCTGACCGGCCCCGTCACCATGCTGGCCTGGTCCTTCGTGCGTGACGACCAGCCGCTCGGCGACACGGCGCGGCAAGTGGCCCTCGCCCTGCGCGACGAGGTGACCGACCTGGAGGACGCCGGCACGCCGGTCATCCAGGTCGACGAGCCGGCGCTGCGCGAGACCCTGCCGCTGCGCGCCGCCGACCGCGCCGGGTATCTGGCCTGGGCGACCGAGGCGTTCCGTATCACCACCGCCGGGGCGCGTCCGGACACCCAGATCCACACGCACATGTGCTACGCCGAGTTCGGCGACATCGTCCAGGCCATCGACGACCTGGACGCCGATGTCATCAGCCTGGAGGCGGCCCGCTCCCATATGCAGGTGGCCCGCGAACTGGCCTCGCACGGCTACCCGCGCGAGGCAGGCCCCGGCGTCTACGACATCCACTCCCCGCGCGTCCCCGGCGCCGGAGAGGCCGCGGCCCTGCTGCGCAAGGGACTTGAGGCCATCCCCGCCGACCGCCTGTGGGTCAACCCCGACTGCGGCCTGAAGACCCGCGCCTGGCCCGAAACCCGGGAGTCCCTCCGCAATCTGGTGACCGCGGCGCACACGGTCCGCGCGGAACTCCCCACCCCCACGGACTGACCCCTGCGCGGGGCCCGGCCGGGACGCACATGCTGTCCCGGCCGGGTCCCGCGACGGGCAGCAGGGGCCGTAGGGTCGGCCGGGACTGCTGGGTGAGGGGAAGGTGGCGGCACGGTGACGACGGTCAACGGCGCTCAGGCGCTGGTCAGAACGCTGGTGGACGCGGGTGTGACCACGTGTTTCACCAATCCGGGCACATCCGAGATGCACTTCGTGGCCGCCCTGGACGCGGTGCCGGAAATGCGGGCCGTCCTCACCCTGTTCGAGGGGGTCGCCACCGGCGCGGCCGACGGTTACGCGCGCATGGCGGGCGCCCCGGCCGCCACGCTGCTGCACCTTGGGCCCGGACTGGGCAACGGGCTGGCGAACCTCCACAACGCGCGCAAGGGCAACGTCCCCGTCGTCAACATCGTCGGGGACCACGCGACGTACCACGCCCGCCACGACGCCCAGTTGCAGTCGGACATCGAGACGGTGGCCCGCAACGTGTCCGGCTGGCTGCGCACCTCCGCGAGAACGGAGGACCTGCCGCGCGACGCGACGGAGGCGGTCGCCGCCGCTGCCGGGCCGCCGGGACAGGTGGCCACGCTCATCCTGCCCGCCGATGTGTCCTGGGGCGAGGGGAAGCGGGACGGGAACGGGGACCGGGACGGGGCCACGCCCGGAACGCAGGCGGAGCCCGCCCAGGTCACCCCGCCGTCCGGCCAGGTCCCGGAGAGCGCGGACCTCGCTCCCCTGGTGCGGGCACTGCGCTCCGGCGAGCCCGCGGCGCTCCTGCTCGGCGGGTCGGTGTGCGAGGCCGAGTTGGCGGCAGCCGCCAAGGTCGCCGCGGCCACCGGAGCCACGCTGCTGGTGGAGACCTTCCCCACCCGGCTGGAGCGGGGCGCGGGGCTTCCCCCGGTGGAGCGGATGGCGTATCTCGCGGAGATGGCCTCGGCCCAACTGGAGGGCCTCACCCACCTGGTGCTGGCCGGCGCGAAGCCGCCCGTGTCCTTCTTCGCCTACCCCGACAAGCCCAGCGTCCTGGCACCCGAGGGCTGCCGGCTCCACCGGCTGGCGGCGCCGGGCGTGCGGTCGGCACCTCGCCTGGAGGCGCTGGCCGAGGCGCTCGGCGCGGCCGACGCGGCGTATCCGGTGCAGCCGGCCGCCCGGCCCCGGCCGCCCACCGGGGCGCTGACGGCGGAGACGGTCTGCCAGGCCGTCGGAGCCGTACTCCCGGAGGGCGCGATCGTCTCCGACGAGGCGCAGACCTCCGGCATCTTCCTCCCCGGCGCCACCGCCGGAGCTCCCCGGCACGACGTGCTGAGCCTGACCGGCGGCGCGATAGGCCAGGGGCTGCCGGTCGCGGTCGGCGCGGCGCTCGCCTGTCCGGACCGTCCCGTCCTGGCGCTCCAGGGGGACGGAGCCGCGCTCTACACCGTTCAAGCGCTGTGGACGATGGCGCGCGAGCAGCTCGATGTGACGGTCGTCCTGCTCAACAACCGTTCGTACTCGATCCTCACCATGGAGCTGGCCCGCGTGGGTGCCGGTGATCCGGGCCCCCGGGCCAAGGCCCAGCTCGACCTGAGCGGGCCCGGCCTCGACTTCACCGCGCTCGCCACCGGCTTCGGCGTCCCCTCCTCCCGGCCGGACACGGCGGAGGACTTCACCGCAGCCCTCGCACACGCCCTGGCCACCCCGGGCCCCCACCTGATCGAAGCGGTGATCCCCGAGATCTTCTGAACCCTTGGGCCCCGCACCCGTCGCCTCCTTTGCCGAGGCAGGTGATCATGGAGGTGGAAGGCGGGTACGCGGGCGGGACGGAGGAGGTGGAAGCGGATGACCTGGCCCGAGGAGCGGGCGGCCGAAGCGCGTGATCTGGCGGCGCTCGACACGGCGCTGACCGACTGCCGGGCCTGTCCCCGGCTGGTGGAGTGGCGGGAGGAGACCGCGCGAGTGAAGCGGCGCGCGTTCGCGGACTGGGACTACTGGGCGCGGCCCGTGCCCGGGTTCGGGCCGCCGGACGCCCGGATGCTGCTGGTGGGCCTGGCCCCGGCGGCGCACGGCGGCAACCGCACCGGCCGGATGTTCACCGGGGACCGCGCGGGCGACGTGCTCGTCGAGGCCCTCCACTCGCTGGGGCTCGCCGACCGGCCCACCTCCACCCACCGGGGCGACGGGCTGGAGCTGCGCGGCGTGCGCTTCACCGCGCCCGTGCACTGCGCCCCGCCCGAGAACAAGCCCACCCCCGGCGAACGGGACACCTGCCGCCCCTGGCTGGCCCGCGAGCTGGAGCTGCTGCGGCCCACCGTACGCAGCGTCGTGGCGCTGGGGGCCTTCGGCTGGCAGGCGTTGCTGCCGGTGCTGCGCGCAGCGGGCTGGGAGGTTCCGCGCCCCCGCCCGGCCTTCGGCCACGGCGCCCGCGTCGTGCTGCCGCACAGCGGCGACGGCCCCGACCTGGCGCTCTACGGCTGCTACCACGTCAGCCAGCAGAACACCTTCACCGGCAGACTGACCCCCGCCATGCTGCGGGATGTCCTCGGCACGGCGGCCGAGGAGGCCGGTATCCCCGTGGGAGGGGACAGGAGTTGAGCGCTGCCTCAGCGCGATCGGCGTAGACCCGCGATGAGGATCTCGACCAGTCGACGTGCGTCGTAGCGGGGGTTGTTGCCGGCGCCCGCGCAGAGGCCACCGACTCCACGCATGAGCTCGTAGGCATCCATGCCGGAGCGGATCTCGCCCGAACCGGCCGCGGCGTCGAGCAGTTGGGTGCACACGGGCACGAGCCGCTCGAGGAAGTAGGAGTGCAGGGGGTCGAAGCAGGGGTCGTCGGACTGCAACACGGCGGCGAGTCCCTGTTTGGTGACCACGAAATCGACGAAGAGGTCGATCCATCGCCCCAGTGCGGCGTATGGAGTCGCGCTGGTCGCCAGCAGGTCGGGGCCGGCCTCGGCGAGGGCCTCGACCTGGTGCCGGTAGACGGCGACGATGAGATCCGCCCGCGTCGGGAAGTGGCGGTAGATCGTGGCCGTCCCGACGCCGGCCTTGGCCG
This sequence is a window from Streptomyces sp. NBC_01775. Protein-coding genes within it:
- the pcaH gene encoding protocatechuate 3,4-dioxygenase subunit beta, yielding MTTTPLTQDGVSAEIAAARDAYARAVADGGPTSHHPARSYAPYRSSALRHPKRPLVPAGGDPEAVELTGPVFGVTDVTALDSDLTRQHLGEPLGERITVTGRVLDRAGRPVRGQLVEIWQANASGRYAHQRDQHPAPLDPHFTGAGRCLTDDQGSYRFTTIRPGAYPWRNHTNAWRPAHIHFSLFGNAFAQRLITQMYFPGDPLFPYDPILQSVTDGAGRERLVAAYDHSLSTPEWSLGYRWDIVLDGPSATWTEESRPMPEEERR
- a CDS encoding DUF2000 domain-containing protein, with amino-acid sequence MSVVNAPETTAVGFAPEEMDYSLSTRQARLKWVVVVDSGLPPGRAANAAVCAAAPTVTSVPGLLGTNAADAEGVVHPGLPWTGCSVLVADSATLRAIRAKAASRTDTFVADVPAAAQSTRVYSDFIAVVGKTQTEDIEYCAVSIVGPRNRVDKIIGKLPLMP
- a CDS encoding EamA family transporter, with product MDTRTNGPLLGAGLVLGAAVLWGTVGPAQVLASSPMTPTALGGWRLVVGGLILGMFTICLPPRFFRSARMPGISRDRRITSAETLEPLASGERSSQPASQFRTSA
- a CDS encoding Lrp/AsnC family transcriptional regulator, whose protein sequence is MELDALDLALLRELQNDARQTNRDLAAKTGVSPSTSLERVRLLRERGVITGYHAALDLDAAGRPVQALISVRIRPPARAVIEGFREWAARLPEVIGLFVTSGTHDFLLHIAVADVDGVYAFVIDRLTERREVADVQTTMAYEHVQSRRIEPAGPDRPRFSRRAR
- a CDS encoding ester cyclase yields the protein MSDAAAKELYRQWIEEAWNGSADAVRELVSDDFVGHWPEHDVHGPGELAEMISHTHGMFTTLRFEVQVGPFAGDGYVAGRWTGRGGTDDGVTTFFGNDILQVRDGRFTEYWVASVQTG
- a CDS encoding NADP-dependent oxidoreductase, producing MTTMRAISQDAFGGPEVLKPVDKPKPRPLPTEVLVRVVAAGVNPVDIKTRSGSGMAAVLGDPPFTVGWDVSGVVEEVGFGVHTLQPGDEVYGMPWFPREAGAYAEYVTAPSRQFARKPESLDHDRAAGVPLAALTAWQTVVDTARVQEGRRVLVHAAAGGVGHFAVQLAEHLGAHVIGTARQDKHAWLYELGADKLIDYTKESFEDLVSEVDVVIDLVGDGIDHTSTRSLETLRGDGLLIAVPSGVSEELLGTARERGLRATGFLVEPDGHALDRLARLIDDGEIHVEVEDVLPLEKAAEAHRRSATGRTRGKLVLRVAS
- a CDS encoding CBS domain-containing protein, whose amino-acid sequence is MANTVRDIMTSGADCVRTDQTAADAARLMKELDVGALPICGKDNKLKGVVTDRDLVVKVYGADRDPAEFSAGSLGQHEAVTIGADDSPEDVLATMAQHRVRRLPVIDGDRLVGMVAVADVARTLPHPDTGELVDALSADY
- the metE gene encoding 5-methyltetrahydropteroyltriglutamate--homocysteine S-methyltransferase, with amino-acid sequence MTAESAAAAAHATVYGYPRQGQSRELKKAIEGYWKGRVSADALRETAAGLRRATWRQLADSGIHEVPTGDFSYYDHVLDTTVMAGAIPDRHRAAVEADALDGYFAMARGTQEVAPLEMTKWFDTNYHYLVPELGPDTVFAADSTKQVAELKEALALGLTARPVLVGPVTYLLLAKPAPGVAPDFEPLTLLDRLLPVYAEVLADLRAAGAEWVQLDEPALVQDRSPAELNAAGRAYRELGGLTDRPKLLVASYFDRLGDALPVLAKAPVEGLALDFTGPAAANLDALAAVGGLPGKRLVAGVVNGRNIWINDLEKSLATLGTLLGLAGRVDVSASCSLLHVPLDATAEHDIDPEIARWLAFARQKTGEIVTLARGLDRGTGAVAAELAANRADLASREGSALTHDPAVRARAAAVTDADTHRSPAYPQRAPAQRAHLGLPLLPTTTIGSFPQTAQLRTARADLRAGRIDAAAYEERIKAEIGEVVAFQEETGIDVLVHGEPERNDMVQYFAEQLSGYLATQHGWVQSYGTRYVRPPVLAGDISRPDPMTVRWTSYAQSLTERPVKGMLTGPVTMLAWSFVRDDQPLGDTARQVALALRDEVTDLEDAGTPVIQVDEPALRETLPLRAADRAGYLAWATEAFRITTAGARPDTQIHTHMCYAEFGDIVQAIDDLDADVISLEAARSHMQVARELASHGYPREAGPGVYDIHSPRVPGAGEAAALLRKGLEAIPADRLWVNPDCGLKTRAWPETRESLRNLVTAAHTVRAELPTPTD
- a CDS encoding acetolactate synthase large subunit; the encoded protein is MTTVNGAQALVRTLVDAGVTTCFTNPGTSEMHFVAALDAVPEMRAVLTLFEGVATGAADGYARMAGAPAATLLHLGPGLGNGLANLHNARKGNVPVVNIVGDHATYHARHDAQLQSDIETVARNVSGWLRTSARTEDLPRDATEAVAAAAGPPGQVATLILPADVSWGEGKRDGNGDRDGATPGTQAEPAQVTPPSGQVPESADLAPLVRALRSGEPAALLLGGSVCEAELAAAAKVAAATGATLLVETFPTRLERGAGLPPVERMAYLAEMASAQLEGLTHLVLAGAKPPVSFFAYPDKPSVLAPEGCRLHRLAAPGVRSAPRLEALAEALGAADAAYPVQPAARPRPPTGALTAETVCQAVGAVLPEGAIVSDEAQTSGIFLPGATAGAPRHDVLSLTGGAIGQGLPVAVGAALACPDRPVLALQGDGAALYTVQALWTMAREQLDVTVVLLNNRSYSILTMELARVGAGDPGPRAKAQLDLSGPGLDFTALATGFGVPSSRPDTAEDFTAALAHALATPGPHLIEAVIPEIF
- a CDS encoding uracil-DNA glycosylase, whose translation is MTWPEERAAEARDLAALDTALTDCRACPRLVEWREETARVKRRAFADWDYWARPVPGFGPPDARMLLVGLAPAAHGGNRTGRMFTGDRAGDVLVEALHSLGLADRPTSTHRGDGLELRGVRFTAPVHCAPPENKPTPGERDTCRPWLARELELLRPTVRSVVALGAFGWQALLPVLRAAGWEVPRPRPAFGHGARVVLPHSGDGPDLALYGCYHVSQQNTFTGRLTPAMLRDVLGTAAEEAGIPVGGDRS
- a CDS encoding TetR/AcrR family transcriptional regulator; protein product: MSGSDRGAGRAPRPKRADARRNEEVLLDSAAAVFVASGVEAPIRDIAAKAGVGTATIYRHFPTRADLIVAVYRHQVEALAEAGPDLLATSATPYAALGRWIDLFVDFVVTKQGLAAVLQSDDPCFDPLHSYFLERLVPVCTQLLDAAAGSGEIRSGMDAYELMRGVGGLCAGAGNNPRYDARRLVEILIAGLRRSR